A genome region from Natronobeatus ordinarius includes the following:
- a CDS encoding ABC transporter ATP-binding protein: MTEPGAGETSERADSSVTDGAVAVHLDGITKRFPGVVANDDVDLRVERGTVHALLGENGAGKTTLMNVLYGLYEPDEGRIVVDGVERTFETPRDAIDVGVGMIHQHFMLVGPMTVAENIALGNEPRKWLGLAVDRDRIDREIRRLCEKYGLDVDPDATVEELDVGVQQRVEILKALYRGADVLVLDEPTAVLTPQEVEGLYAVLDELTDQGKTVIFITHKLGEAMHAADAITVLRDGESVATVDPAAATREDLAERMVGREVVLEIDAPPADAGDPVLSVDTLTVEDRRGVETVSSVDFEVRAGEIFGIAGVDGNGQAELAEAITGLRTPAAGRIDFDGTEITTLSRRDRIDAGMAYVPADRHERGLVMSFDLVENGVLGSHRSPPFAESGRIDWASAREHADAIVDTYDVRPPDAEAGAASLSGGNQQKFIVGREIERDPTLVIATHPTRGVDVGSTEFIHDRLLELRREGVAIVLVSSKLDEVRGLSDRLAVMYEGDFVDVVDPNDVTEEEVGLLMAGERPERLVSASNGGVR; this comes from the coding sequence ATGACCGAACCGGGAGCGGGCGAAACGAGCGAGAGAGCCGACAGTTCGGTCACCGACGGTGCGGTCGCCGTCCACCTCGACGGGATCACCAAGCGATTCCCCGGCGTCGTCGCGAACGACGACGTCGACCTCCGCGTCGAACGGGGGACCGTCCACGCGCTGCTCGGCGAGAACGGGGCGGGGAAGACGACCCTGATGAACGTCCTCTACGGGCTGTACGAGCCCGACGAGGGCCGGATCGTGGTCGACGGCGTCGAACGAACCTTCGAGACGCCGCGCGACGCGATCGACGTCGGCGTCGGGATGATCCACCAGCACTTCATGCTCGTCGGGCCGATGACCGTCGCCGAGAACATCGCCCTCGGGAACGAACCGCGCAAGTGGCTCGGGCTGGCCGTCGATCGGGACCGCATCGATCGCGAGATCCGGCGGCTCTGTGAGAAGTACGGCCTCGACGTCGATCCCGACGCCACCGTCGAGGAACTGGACGTCGGCGTGCAACAGCGCGTCGAGATCCTCAAGGCGCTCTACCGCGGCGCGGACGTGCTCGTCCTCGACGAGCCGACGGCCGTCCTCACGCCACAGGAGGTCGAGGGACTGTACGCCGTCCTCGATGAGCTCACCGACCAGGGGAAGACGGTCATCTTCATCACCCACAAGCTCGGGGAGGCGATGCACGCCGCCGACGCGATCACCGTCCTCCGTGACGGCGAATCGGTCGCCACGGTCGATCCGGCGGCGGCGACCCGCGAGGACCTCGCTGAGCGCATGGTCGGTCGCGAGGTCGTCCTCGAGATCGACGCTCCGCCGGCGGACGCCGGCGACCCGGTCCTCTCGGTCGATACCCTCACCGTCGAGGACCGACGCGGCGTGGAGACGGTCTCCTCGGTCGACTTCGAGGTCCGGGCCGGCGAGATCTTCGGCATCGCTGGCGTGGACGGCAACGGACAGGCGGAGCTGGCAGAGGCGATCACGGGGCTCCGGACGCCCGCAGCCGGGCGAATCGACTTCGACGGCACGGAGATCACGACCCTGTCCCGGCGCGACCGGATCGACGCGGGGATGGCCTACGTCCCGGCGGACCGCCACGAACGCGGACTCGTGATGTCGTTCGACCTCGTCGAGAACGGCGTCCTCGGGAGCCACCGATCGCCGCCGTTCGCCGAGTCCGGCCGGATCGACTGGGCAAGCGCGCGCGAACACGCCGACGCGATCGTCGACACGTACGACGTCCGGCCGCCGGACGCCGAGGCGGGCGCCGCTTCGCTGTCGGGCGGGAACCAGCAGAAGTTCATCGTCGGCCGTGAGATCGAGCGCGATCCGACGCTCGTGATCGCGACCCACCCGACCCGCGGCGTCGACGTCGGCTCGACGGAGTTCATCCACGACCGGCTGCTCGAACTCCGTCGCGAGGGCGTAGCGATCGTGCTCGTCTCCTCGAAACTCGACGAGGTGCGGGGGCTGTCGGATCGGCTCGCGGTCATGTACGAGGGCGATTTCGTCGATGTGGTCGATCCCAACGACGTCACCGAAGAGGAAGTCGGGCTGTTGATGGCCGGCGAGCGTCCCGAACGGCTCGTCAGCG